A region of Thermovibrio ammonificans HB-1 DNA encodes the following proteins:
- a CDS encoding SLBB domain-containing protein — protein MRLLITLLTLSIIGQQAFAQSTAGVGSMGTVTGSEAAQLLQSLSGSSATQSTTGGTTTGGLPGLPGEMGTGGGLNQNTQVENLKSMIKSLESQEGASQSESQESQKGETEETQSVSSTASSLTLSPVEQGFFSRTANLGIKLKQFGYDFFRGRPKIATAVPVDSSYVLGPGDQLILYVIGAPPNSGIPPVLTLNVDKEGKVYVPGVGVFYVWGMTLGEAQRLIARSLGLNIKLTVGKLRTFPVYVSGEVNRPGAVVVTGINTVVDALMLAGGIKKDGTLRNVIVTRKTPKGIKRIHIDFYKLLLKGEPVDIRLKDGDVIFVGPIGKVAGVGGRVKRPAIYELKGGETLKDLIQMAGGVLPSSYRYKVTIQRYENHQFLKLIQGNLSNPAFMNQKVKDGDLVLIKQVLSVPQNAVLVTGYTPYPGMYQFKPGLKLSQLLKPDFFFSDSNMKFAYIKRIYPPGSEPRYIAFAPEDVLAGTFDLTLEPQDTIVLFRFGQDQEIDFNKIRDAFVVKGEINYPGVYAYKKGEHISDILKPSLLTLNTNLDYAEIDRRDPKTLDIVKIIGFSPAKVLAGKEDIEIKPLDVIRFFPKFIYPPIKVSGLVKHSYYIPYHKGIKLSEALSKAQFEGDVKNLKVEIFRSEQSSEKSQTSLEKAENIQVKATQGEELIKENKGTVYLYDLLIKHNKDVDITLKPGDRLVIQKVAPDEIVEKVSVMGYVNRPGVFKINDKTTLYDVLKAAGGFRPDAFPQGIIILRESVRKMQEERLQKAIALMKQQLEKEEAGVMQSDLTAEELRARQAAFEAKRKLLAELEKVQVTGRISGIKVPFDLEKLKNSPYNILLEDGDRIIVPKRPQSVLIFGEVYNPSAFVYKKGITVRDCIALAGGLTRDADKENIFVIKADGTTVSSNEGSSLISWDGVRKRFIWGGSSSILDYKLQPGDAVIVPTKIHVPIMWRPLIRDVVQIIYQSALTVYTISKL, from the coding sequence ATGCGGCTTCTCATCACGCTTTTAACCCTATCAATAATAGGGCAACAAGCCTTTGCCCAATCAACTGCAGGTGTGGGCTCAATGGGAACAGTAACGGGCTCAGAAGCTGCCCAGCTCTTACAGAGCCTATCGGGTAGTTCTGCAACCCAATCTACAACCGGTGGTACCACAACAGGCGGGTTACCCGGACTGCCGGGTGAAATGGGCACAGGCGGAGGTTTAAATCAAAATACGCAAGTAGAAAACCTTAAATCGATGATAAAAAGCCTTGAGTCCCAAGAAGGAGCTTCTCAATCAGAGTCCCAAGAAAGCCAAAAAGGTGAGACAGAAGAAACACAATCGGTGTCCTCTACTGCAAGCAGCCTAACCCTATCCCCGGTAGAACAAGGCTTTTTCTCCAGAACGGCAAACCTGGGAATTAAACTTAAACAGTTCGGCTACGATTTCTTCAGAGGAAGGCCGAAAATAGCAACTGCCGTTCCCGTAGACTCAAGTTACGTTTTAGGCCCCGGAGACCAGCTGATACTCTACGTTATAGGCGCCCCGCCGAACTCAGGGATTCCTCCGGTTTTAACGCTAAACGTAGACAAAGAGGGAAAAGTCTACGTCCCGGGAGTAGGCGTTTTTTACGTATGGGGAATGACACTCGGAGAGGCTCAAAGGCTAATAGCGCGCTCTCTGGGACTCAACATAAAACTCACGGTCGGAAAACTGAGGACCTTCCCCGTTTACGTGTCGGGGGAAGTAAACAGACCCGGAGCCGTTGTAGTGACAGGTATCAACACTGTAGTTGACGCGTTAATGCTTGCTGGAGGAATTAAAAAGGACGGAACACTGAGGAACGTAATAGTCACAAGGAAAACGCCGAAAGGAATAAAGAGAATCCACATAGACTTTTACAAGCTGCTCCTCAAAGGTGAACCTGTAGACATCAGACTGAAAGACGGCGACGTCATATTCGTAGGTCCCATAGGAAAAGTCGCAGGTGTCGGAGGTAGAGTTAAAAGACCTGCCATTTACGAGCTTAAAGGGGGTGAAACCCTTAAAGACCTAATTCAGATGGCAGGAGGAGTTCTCCCGTCAAGTTACAGGTACAAAGTAACCATTCAGCGCTACGAAAACCACCAGTTCTTAAAACTCATCCAGGGGAACCTGTCTAACCCGGCGTTTATGAACCAAAAAGTAAAAGACGGAGACCTCGTCCTAATAAAGCAAGTTTTATCGGTTCCGCAAAACGCCGTACTCGTTACCGGGTACACCCCCTACCCGGGAATGTACCAGTTTAAACCCGGACTCAAACTCTCCCAGCTCCTCAAGCCCGACTTCTTTTTCAGCGACTCAAACATGAAGTTTGCATACATAAAGAGAATTTATCCGCCCGGCTCTGAGCCCAGATACATAGCCTTTGCTCCGGAAGATGTCCTTGCAGGAACCTTTGACCTCACCCTTGAACCCCAAGACACAATAGTGCTGTTCAGATTCGGCCAAGACCAAGAAATAGACTTCAACAAAATAAGAGACGCATTTGTAGTAAAAGGGGAAATCAACTACCCGGGAGTCTACGCTTACAAGAAAGGGGAACACATCTCCGATATCCTTAAACCCTCCTTACTTACCCTCAACACAAACCTCGACTACGCCGAAATAGACAGAAGAGACCCAAAAACTTTAGATATAGTTAAAATAATCGGGTTCTCACCGGCCAAAGTCCTCGCCGGGAAAGAGGACATAGAGATTAAACCTCTGGACGTTATCAGATTCTTCCCTAAGTTCATCTACCCGCCGATAAAGGTTTCCGGCCTTGTTAAACACTCCTACTACATTCCCTACCACAAAGGTATAAAGCTCTCTGAAGCGCTTTCAAAGGCCCAGTTTGAAGGCGATGTAAAGAACCTGAAAGTTGAGATATTCAGAAGCGAGCAGAGCAGCGAAAAGTCACAAACATCTTTAGAGAAGGCCGAAAACATTCAAGTTAAAGCAACACAGGGAGAAGAGCTTATCAAAGAGAATAAAGGAACGGTATACCTTTACGACCTACTCATAAAACACAACAAAGACGTAGACATCACCCTGAAACCGGGCGATAGGCTCGTCATCCAGAAAGTTGCTCCGGATGAGATAGTAGAAAAAGTCAGCGTAATGGGATACGTAAACAGGCCCGGCGTCTTCAAGATTAACGATAAAACAACCCTTTACGACGTTCTCAAAGCGGCAGGCGGCTTCAGGCCCGATGCCTTCCCCCAAGGAATTATCATCCTGAGAGAGTCTGTAAGAAAAATGCAGGAAGAGAGACTCCAGAAGGCCATAGCCCTCATGAAACAGCAGCTTGAGAAAGAAGAAGCAGGGGTAATGCAGTCAGACTTAACAGCTGAAGAGCTTCGCGCCCGCCAGGCCGCATTTGAGGCTAAGAGGAAACTCCTGGCAGAACTCGAGAAAGTTCAGGTAACGGGAAGGATTTCGGGCATAAAGGTCCCCTTCGACCTTGAAAAGCTGAAAAACTCACCCTACAACATCCTCCTTGAAGACGGAGACAGGATAATAGTTCCCAAAAGACCCCAAAGCGTGCTGATATTTGGAGAGGTCTACAACCCGTCGGCGTTCGTATACAAGAAAGGCATAACGGTAAGAGACTGCATAGCACTTGCCGGAGGCTTAACAAGGGATGCAGATAAAGAGAACATATTCGTAATAAAGGCAGACGGAACCACGGTTTCCTCAAATGAGGGCAGCAGCCTCATCTCCTGGGACGGAGTTAGAAAGCGGTTCATCTGGGGCGGTAGCAGCTCCATACTCGACTATAAACTGCAACCGGGAGATGCGGTTATAGTACCCACAAAAATCCACGTTCCGATTATGTGGAGGCCCCTCATAAGGGATGTTGTGCAGATAATCTACCAGTCCGCACTTACCGTTTACACAATTTCAAAGCTGTGA
- a CDS encoding GumC family protein: MSEPQNRYPYYGEDDEIDLYELWLTLKKRKKIVAAVTLIITAIGVAYAFLATPVYRTQTTLIPLGGKSSGLSSILSSLPISLPIGGSSSGLTVEAVLKSRTLKEDIIKQLNLLPLLFPNKWDPETKSWKVEGNQHPPTVLDGVKKLQKLMSTSTDKQTGVITLTVDFPKNPEIAYKIAEAALKDTQKILNEKSFTVAKRYRIYVGKQLALAKAKLKELERIYQEFLEGKIKEVPLIFGSSTDLADVSNVTDTASEPDVKSLKQEIEKLRERIRRIQRSAPPSFIPVSQYQMNVQKLEAQMDIAFKLVGMLINEYEMAKAQEMKEQISFQVIDPPYIPEEDKPYKPKKALIIAISLIAGLFIGVFAAFFKEWLENAKRKKKELPETEVK; the protein is encoded by the coding sequence GTGTCTGAACCTCAGAACCGTTACCCTTACTACGGGGAAGACGACGAAATAGACCTATATGAACTTTGGTTAACACTAAAAAAAAGAAAAAAGATAGTAGCGGCAGTTACCTTAATAATCACAGCAATAGGAGTTGCGTATGCCTTCCTGGCAACTCCCGTTTACAGAACTCAAACAACCCTAATACCCCTCGGGGGGAAAAGTAGTGGCCTTTCATCCATCCTTTCCTCCCTCCCTATCAGCTTACCAATTGGAGGCTCGTCATCGGGGCTAACCGTAGAGGCGGTTCTAAAAAGTAGAACCTTAAAAGAGGATATCATTAAACAATTGAATCTCCTTCCTCTTCTATTTCCAAATAAATGGGACCCAGAGACAAAGAGTTGGAAAGTTGAAGGTAACCAACATCCACCGACCGTTTTAGATGGGGTGAAGAAGCTTCAAAAACTCATGAGCACCTCAACAGATAAACAAACAGGCGTGATTACCCTTACCGTAGATTTCCCCAAAAACCCCGAAATCGCATACAAAATCGCAGAAGCAGCACTTAAGGACACTCAAAAAATTCTCAACGAAAAGAGTTTTACCGTAGCCAAGAGATACCGTATATACGTCGGTAAGCAACTGGCACTTGCAAAGGCAAAGCTGAAAGAGCTCGAGAGAATCTATCAAGAGTTTCTCGAAGGAAAGATAAAGGAAGTTCCCCTGATATTTGGCTCCTCGACCGACCTTGCAGACGTATCAAACGTGACAGACACAGCCTCAGAACCTGACGTTAAGAGTTTAAAACAGGAGATTGAAAAACTTAGAGAGAGAATCAGGCGGATACAAAGAAGCGCTCCACCGAGCTTCATCCCCGTGTCCCAGTACCAGATGAACGTTCAAAAGCTCGAAGCTCAGATGGACATCGCATTCAAACTCGTTGGCATGCTCATAAACGAATACGAAATGGCAAAAGCCCAAGAGATGAAAGAGCAGATATCCTTCCAAGTTATAGACCCCCCTTATATCCCCGAAGAAGACAAACCCTACAAACCCAAAAAAGCTCTGATAATAGCTATCAGTTTAATTGCTGGCCTCTTCATAGGAGTATTTGCAGCGTTTTTCAAAGAGTGGCTCGAAAACGCAAAAAGAAAGAAGAAGGAGCTTCCCGAAACGGAGGTTAAATAA